From a single Marinobacter sp. THAF197a genomic region:
- the gloB gene encoding hydroxyacylglutathione hydrolase, with protein MFDIQAIPAFSDNYIWCLCDRSSGKALVVDPGQAKPVEDYLESQQLVLDTILVTHHHPDHTGGIASLAKTFPDVRITGPEDSPFKGTTNSIHPGDEVVWQGLTFEVMAVPGHTLDHVAYYSETEINDRPVLFCGDTLFVCGCGRLFEGKPEQMRQSLESLRALPDQTGVYCAHEYTLANLRFARSWLPDDKALEQFEQDCQAMRDRGEPTVPSSIGAEKTLNPFMRWDQPEVIESARQYAARQGLPCDTADAVFAAIRHGKDHF; from the coding sequence ATGTTCGATATCCAGGCCATTCCTGCGTTCTCCGACAACTATATCTGGTGCCTCTGCGACCGGTCATCCGGCAAAGCGCTGGTGGTAGACCCTGGGCAGGCCAAGCCGGTGGAAGACTACCTGGAAAGTCAGCAGCTGGTTCTGGATACCATACTGGTCACCCACCACCACCCCGACCACACCGGCGGCATCGCCAGCCTGGCAAAGACCTTTCCGGATGTTCGCATAACGGGCCCGGAGGATTCGCCCTTCAAGGGCACCACCAACTCGATCCATCCCGGTGACGAAGTGGTCTGGCAAGGCCTGACCTTCGAGGTCATGGCAGTACCGGGCCACACTCTCGACCATGTTGCCTACTACTCGGAAACTGAAATTAATGATCGCCCTGTGCTGTTCTGCGGCGACACGCTCTTCGTTTGCGGCTGCGGGAGGCTGTTCGAGGGCAAACCCGAGCAGATGCGACAGTCCCTGGAGTCGTTGCGCGCCCTGCCCGATCAGACCGGGGTTTACTGTGCCCACGAATACACCCTGGCCAATCTCCGGTTTGCCCGCAGCTGGTTGCCAGACGACAAGGCCCTCGAGCAGTTTGAGCAGGACTGTCAGGCCATGAGAGACCGTGGCGAGCCAACCGTACCCTCCAGTATTGGTGCAGAAAAAACCCTGAACCCGTTTATGCGCTGGGACCAGCCGGAAGTGATCGAAAGCGCCCGGCAATATGCTGCAAGGCAGGGTTTGCCATGCGATACGGCGGATGCCGTGTTCGCGGCCATCCGGCACGGCAAGGACCATTTCTGA
- a CDS encoding class I SAM-dependent methyltransferase produces MQRFRLGATGAVDYSQRHESFERWFQTPLGRSLLASQRRVLDHAFEDLAGARQLQVGLSHRLPLASGADFVQKIITTPGWHPQMPDGVAVCDADELPFPGDSMDLVILHHTADFSPDPHEVLRESARVLRGEGRIALIGFNPLSLWGVRRFLSRHHQGPWGGRFLMRSRMEDWLRLLGFELETSCTHFCTLPVQRKEGYSTRNHRTLNENGHFLPVGAYYCILARKRVYAPIRRRAPWRKSKVISMPGTVGASRGCSNQSAGATENQ; encoded by the coding sequence ATGCAGAGATTCAGATTGGGCGCCACAGGGGCGGTGGACTATTCGCAAAGGCATGAGAGTTTCGAACGCTGGTTCCAGACTCCGCTAGGCAGATCGTTGCTGGCCAGCCAGCGCCGTGTGCTTGATCATGCATTCGAAGACCTGGCCGGGGCGCGGCAACTGCAGGTGGGGCTAAGCCACAGGCTGCCGCTTGCCAGTGGCGCTGATTTCGTCCAGAAAATCATAACCACGCCTGGCTGGCACCCGCAGATGCCGGACGGCGTAGCAGTGTGTGATGCTGACGAGCTGCCGTTTCCAGGGGACTCCATGGATCTGGTGATACTGCATCACACAGCCGATTTCTCCCCGGATCCCCACGAGGTATTACGGGAATCGGCCCGGGTGCTGAGGGGCGAGGGGCGAATTGCTCTGATTGGATTCAATCCACTGAGCCTTTGGGGTGTCAGGCGTTTCCTTTCAAGGCACCATCAGGGGCCTTGGGGAGGACGCTTCCTGATGCGATCACGGATGGAGGATTGGCTCCGGCTACTCGGCTTTGAGCTTGAGACTTCCTGCACCCATTTCTGCACCCTGCCGGTTCAGAGAAAGGAAGGCTACTCCACCAGGAATCACCGTACCCTGAATGAGAACGGTCATTTCCTGCCGGTAGGCGCATATTACTGTATCCTTGCCCGCAAGCGCGTTTACGCCCCCATCCGCAGGCGGGCGCCCTGGCGCAAGAGCAAGGTGATTTCAATGCCCGGCACCGTGGGCGCCTCGCGGGGGTGTTCAAACCAGAGTGCTGGCGCGACAGAGAATCAATGA
- the rnhA gene encoding ribonuclease HI, which produces MAGKVVMYTDGACKGNPGPGGWGVVLRYGDACKTLHGGERQTTNNRMELMAAIRGLRALNRACEVELYTDSQYVRKGITEWMAGWKRNGWKNSAKKPVKNADLWQELDTETARHKVNWHWVKGHSGNPDNELADELANRGVDELTSA; this is translated from the coding sequence ATGGCTGGCAAGGTGGTGATGTACACCGATGGTGCCTGTAAAGGCAATCCTGGTCCCGGTGGGTGGGGTGTGGTTTTGCGATACGGAGATGCCTGCAAGACCCTGCATGGTGGTGAGCGCCAGACCACGAACAACCGTATGGAGCTTATGGCCGCTATTCGCGGTTTGAGGGCCCTGAACCGTGCATGTGAGGTTGAGCTGTATACAGACTCCCAGTATGTCCGCAAGGGCATCACGGAATGGATGGCGGGCTGGAAGCGAAACGGCTGGAAGAATTCGGCGAAGAAGCCAGTCAAGAACGCCGACTTATGGCAAGAGTTGGACACCGAAACGGCACGACATAAGGTGAACTGGCACTGGGTCAAGGGCCATTCCGGTAACCCCGACAACGAGCTTGCGGATGAACTGGCCAACCGTGGCGTTGACGAACTGACCAGCGCCTGA
- the dnaQ gene encoding DNA polymerase III subunit epsilon, which produces MGDDGNREHRDMRQIVLDTETTGIDPNDGHRIIEIGCVEVIERELTGRNYHVYINPEREVEAEAITVHGITNEFLADKPRFAEIADEFFEFIKGAELVIHNAAFDVGFMDAEFARLKPVRKTADHCGIVDSLAIARAKHPGQKNNLDALCKRYGVDNSNRELHGALLDAEILADVYLLMTGGQTALSLDAGSGDHGTAGGIRRLTGSRPALAVIRADGAEASAHEEFLAMMEKQAGHTVWSKLQQSE; this is translated from the coding sequence GTGGGCGACGACGGAAACAGAGAGCACAGAGACATGAGACAGATCGTACTGGATACCGAAACCACGGGTATCGACCCGAACGACGGCCACCGCATTATCGAGATTGGCTGCGTTGAAGTCATTGAGCGTGAGCTGACGGGCCGTAATTACCACGTCTACATCAATCCAGAACGGGAGGTTGAGGCCGAAGCTATCACCGTTCACGGCATCACCAATGAGTTTCTGGCCGACAAACCCAGGTTCGCCGAAATTGCCGATGAATTTTTTGAGTTTATCAAGGGTGCGGAGCTGGTTATACATAACGCGGCTTTTGACGTCGGCTTCATGGACGCCGAGTTTGCGCGCCTCAAGCCGGTCCGGAAAACCGCTGACCACTGCGGCATCGTCGACTCGCTGGCCATCGCCCGGGCCAAGCATCCGGGTCAGAAGAACAACCTGGATGCTCTGTGCAAACGCTACGGAGTAGATAACAGTAACCGGGAACTGCACGGCGCGTTGCTGGATGCGGAGATTCTGGCTGACGTTTATCTGTTGATGACCGGCGGGCAAACAGCGTTATCCCTGGATGCCGGGTCAGGCGATCATGGAACTGCCGGTGGCATCCGCCGCCTGACTGGCAGCCGACCGGCTTTGGCTGTGATCCGTGCTGACGGAGCCGAGGCCTCGGCCCACGAAGAATTTCTGGCGATGATGGAAAAGCAGGCCGGCCACACCGTCTGGAGCAAATTGCAGCAATCGGAATGA